A region from the Drosophila ananassae strain 14024-0371.13 chromosome 2L, ASM1763931v2, whole genome shotgun sequence genome encodes:
- the LOC6500103 gene encoding protein SHQ1 homolog isoform X1 yields MLNGQIAHSYLENSCNLVIPHPHAREQRSKLPQPGAAAPSAAGASSSTAAGDGQGTVTGTGEGACAVAVAEALHVDRIRNCDIFVDAHDLYFYADVKLYKFHSRRTFDLRELKTLLIRYNTAENQYHLCLRCLPLNAGSQEGSGGGTGGGGTGDAAKPKSFRKEYIATFLHLPMLVGASASQLADKEPIVQEWKLKRITDQCQIQLDGNERTYKLTNHFGYGFASKYRGPPSASESSPQLDIATCRVAEPHRMSPIQRKQERIVDEMKRFSREQYKMNFVELQVPSGHQNPLRYKPKIFETSMTQEQAHLLHNLSREQEPAELENLGQNEIDCGLISILLAICYDVRTTNNDPTCESGWTRSILCPLYCYYEQFDNYRDVLVAFLRRVITYPLYRNFELGRTCVRDAIEVLKGGRNWLINQLLLTHQQFASGDPCRDSFNKYYLEDYIRYVSSANACTDEHLRLLARNLKNVLMDVNKRHLGLGVTEIETEMIKELVQEMRIGAGGGGSSILQQQLGQGDDEPDQDDDATTDDDSVITDSFDSMDMDMRLIENEIVYAVDENDDEDEEDDDDDEDDDEDDDDEDDDDEDDDEDDDEDEEGADDNDEDSVSSTTTSSEAEGNSVIEQCSNSEAAASTTSSNK; encoded by the exons ATGCTGAATGGACAGATCGCACACAGTTATCTGGAGAACTCGTGCAACCTAGTGATACCACACCCGCATGCCAGGGAGCAGCGCTCCAAGTTGCCCCAGCCCGGAGCAGCTGCTCCCTCGGCTGCTGGTGCTTCTTCTTCCACGGCAGCGGGCGATGGTCAGGGAACAGTGACTGGCACGGGGGAGGGAGCGTGCGCTGTGGCAGTAGCGGAGGCGTTACATGTGGATCGCATAAGAAACTGCGATATATTCGTGGACGCACACGATCTGTACTTTTACGCAGATGTTAAGCTATACAA ATTCCACAGTCGCCGCACCTTCGACCTGCGCGAGCTGAAGACCCTGCTGATAAGGTACAACACAGCCGAAAATCAGTACCATCTCTGCCTGCGTTGCTTGCCCCTAAACGCAGGATCACAAGAGGGCTCGGGTGGAGGAACTGGTGGTGGCGGAACTGGTGATGCGGCCAAGCCGAAAAGCTTTCGAAAGGAGTACATAGCCACCTTCCTGCACCTTCCCATGCTGGTGGGTGCCTCCGCCTCCCAGCTAGCCGATAAAGAGCCGATCGTCCAGGAATGGAAACTTAAGCGCATCACCGATCAGTGCCAAATACAGCTCGATGGCAACGAGCGCACCTATAAGCTGACAAATCACTTTGGCTACGGCTTTGCCAGCAAGTATAGGGGTCCTCCCAGCGCCAGTGAG AGTTCTCCTCAGCTGGACATTGCCACTTGCCGCGTGGCAGAGCCGCATCGCATGAGTCCTATACAACGCAAGCAGGAGCGTATTGTCGACGAGATGAAGCGCTTTTCGCGCGAACAGTACAAAATGAACTTTGTTGAGCTGCAAGTTCCGTCCGGCCACCAAAATCCTCTGCGCTACAAGCCCAAGATCTTTGAGACATCCATGACTCAAGAGCAGGCGCATCTGTTGCACAACCTTAGTCGGGAACAGGAACCAGCAGAGCTGGAAAACCTGGGCCAGAACGAAATCGACTGCGGACTCATCAGTATACTTCTGGCAATCTGCTACGATGTGCGCACCACCAACAACGATCCGACATGCGAGTCGGGTTGGACGCGGAGCATATTGTGTCCGCTGTACTGCTACTACGAGCAGTTCGACAACTACCGGGATGTTCTGGTAGCTTTTCTACGACGAGTAATAACATACCCATTGTACCGCAATTTTGAGCTCGGACGCACCTGCGTCCGAGATGCTATCGAGGTGCTGAAGGGTGGCCGCAACTGGCTGATCAATCAACTACTTCTCACACACCAGCAGTTCGCCAGTGGCGATCCCTGTCGCGACAGCTTTAACAAGTACTACCTGGAGGACTATATTCGGTATGTAAGCAGTGCTAACGCTTGCACTGATGAGCACCTGCGTCTGCTGGCCCGCAATCTGAAGAACGTTCTGATGGACGTGAACAAGCGTCACTTGGGACTGGGGGTGACCGAAATAGAGACTGAGATGATCAAGGAGCTGGTACAAGAGATGCGCATCGGAGCCGGCGGCGGCGGATCTTCAATCCTACAGCAACAGCTTGGTCAGGGCGACGATGAGCCGGACCAAGACGACGATGCAACGACTGACGACGACAGTGTCATTACTGACTCCTTCGACAGCATGGACATGGACATGCGGCTGATCGAAAACGAGATTGTCTATGCCGTGGACGAGAACGATGACGAGGACGAAGAGgatgatgacgacgacgaggatGATGACgaagacgacgacgacgaggatgatgacgatgaggacgacgacgaggacgatGATGAAGACGAGGAGGGGGCTGATGATAACGACGAGGACAGCGTCTCGTCGACTACCACAAGCAGCGAGGCGGAGGGGAACAGCGTTATAGAACAGTGCAGCAACAGCGAAGCCGCCGCCAGCACTACCAGCAGTAATAAGTAA
- the LOC6500103 gene encoding protein SHQ1 homolog isoform X2, whose protein sequence is MLNGQIAHSYLENSCNLVIPHPHAREQRSKLPQPGAAAPSAAGASSSTAAGDGQGTVTGTGEGACAVAVAEALHVDRIRNCDIFVDAHDLYFYADVKLYKFHSRRTFDLRELKTLLIRYNTAENQYHLCLRCLPLNAGSQEGSGGGTGGGGTGDAAKPKSFRKEYIATFLHLPMLVGASASQLADKEPIVQEWKLKRITDQCQIQLDGNERTYKLTNHFGYGFASKYRGPPSASELDIATCRVAEPHRMSPIQRKQERIVDEMKRFSREQYKMNFVELQVPSGHQNPLRYKPKIFETSMTQEQAHLLHNLSREQEPAELENLGQNEIDCGLISILLAICYDVRTTNNDPTCESGWTRSILCPLYCYYEQFDNYRDVLVAFLRRVITYPLYRNFELGRTCVRDAIEVLKGGRNWLINQLLLTHQQFASGDPCRDSFNKYYLEDYIRYVSSANACTDEHLRLLARNLKNVLMDVNKRHLGLGVTEIETEMIKELVQEMRIGAGGGGSSILQQQLGQGDDEPDQDDDATTDDDSVITDSFDSMDMDMRLIENEIVYAVDENDDEDEEDDDDDEDDDEDDDDEDDDDEDDDEDDDEDEEGADDNDEDSVSSTTTSSEAEGNSVIEQCSNSEAAASTTSSNK, encoded by the exons ATGCTGAATGGACAGATCGCACACAGTTATCTGGAGAACTCGTGCAACCTAGTGATACCACACCCGCATGCCAGGGAGCAGCGCTCCAAGTTGCCCCAGCCCGGAGCAGCTGCTCCCTCGGCTGCTGGTGCTTCTTCTTCCACGGCAGCGGGCGATGGTCAGGGAACAGTGACTGGCACGGGGGAGGGAGCGTGCGCTGTGGCAGTAGCGGAGGCGTTACATGTGGATCGCATAAGAAACTGCGATATATTCGTGGACGCACACGATCTGTACTTTTACGCAGATGTTAAGCTATACAA ATTCCACAGTCGCCGCACCTTCGACCTGCGCGAGCTGAAGACCCTGCTGATAAGGTACAACACAGCCGAAAATCAGTACCATCTCTGCCTGCGTTGCTTGCCCCTAAACGCAGGATCACAAGAGGGCTCGGGTGGAGGAACTGGTGGTGGCGGAACTGGTGATGCGGCCAAGCCGAAAAGCTTTCGAAAGGAGTACATAGCCACCTTCCTGCACCTTCCCATGCTGGTGGGTGCCTCCGCCTCCCAGCTAGCCGATAAAGAGCCGATCGTCCAGGAATGGAAACTTAAGCGCATCACCGATCAGTGCCAAATACAGCTCGATGGCAACGAGCGCACCTATAAGCTGACAAATCACTTTGGCTACGGCTTTGCCAGCAAGTATAGGGGTCCTCCCAGCGCCAGTGAG CTGGACATTGCCACTTGCCGCGTGGCAGAGCCGCATCGCATGAGTCCTATACAACGCAAGCAGGAGCGTATTGTCGACGAGATGAAGCGCTTTTCGCGCGAACAGTACAAAATGAACTTTGTTGAGCTGCAAGTTCCGTCCGGCCACCAAAATCCTCTGCGCTACAAGCCCAAGATCTTTGAGACATCCATGACTCAAGAGCAGGCGCATCTGTTGCACAACCTTAGTCGGGAACAGGAACCAGCAGAGCTGGAAAACCTGGGCCAGAACGAAATCGACTGCGGACTCATCAGTATACTTCTGGCAATCTGCTACGATGTGCGCACCACCAACAACGATCCGACATGCGAGTCGGGTTGGACGCGGAGCATATTGTGTCCGCTGTACTGCTACTACGAGCAGTTCGACAACTACCGGGATGTTCTGGTAGCTTTTCTACGACGAGTAATAACATACCCATTGTACCGCAATTTTGAGCTCGGACGCACCTGCGTCCGAGATGCTATCGAGGTGCTGAAGGGTGGCCGCAACTGGCTGATCAATCAACTACTTCTCACACACCAGCAGTTCGCCAGTGGCGATCCCTGTCGCGACAGCTTTAACAAGTACTACCTGGAGGACTATATTCGGTATGTAAGCAGTGCTAACGCTTGCACTGATGAGCACCTGCGTCTGCTGGCCCGCAATCTGAAGAACGTTCTGATGGACGTGAACAAGCGTCACTTGGGACTGGGGGTGACCGAAATAGAGACTGAGATGATCAAGGAGCTGGTACAAGAGATGCGCATCGGAGCCGGCGGCGGCGGATCTTCAATCCTACAGCAACAGCTTGGTCAGGGCGACGATGAGCCGGACCAAGACGACGATGCAACGACTGACGACGACAGTGTCATTACTGACTCCTTCGACAGCATGGACATGGACATGCGGCTGATCGAAAACGAGATTGTCTATGCCGTGGACGAGAACGATGACGAGGACGAAGAGgatgatgacgacgacgaggatGATGACgaagacgacgacgacgaggatgatgacgatgaggacgacgacgaggacgatGATGAAGACGAGGAGGGGGCTGATGATAACGACGAGGACAGCGTCTCGTCGACTACCACAAGCAGCGAGGCGGAGGGGAACAGCGTTATAGAACAGTGCAGCAACAGCGAAGCCGCCGCCAGCACTACCAGCAGTAATAAGTAA
- the LOC6500443 gene encoding phosphatidylinositol-binding clathrin assembly protein LAP isoform X19, translating into MTMAGQTINDRLLAARHSLAGQGLAKSVCKATTEECIGPKKKHLDYLVHCTNEPNVSIPHLANLLIERSQNANWVVVYKSLITTHHLMAYGNERFMQYLASSNSTFNLSSFLDKGTVQDGGMGVPGGRMGYDMSPFIRRYAKYLNEKSLSYRAMAFDFCKVKRGKEEGSLRSMNADKLLKTLPVLQAQLDALLEFDCQSNDLSNGVINMSFMLLFRDLIRLFACYNDGIINLLEKYFDMNKKHARDALDLYKKFLVRMDRVGEFLKVAENVGIDKGDIPDLTKAPSSLLDALEQHLATLEGRKVSAANTPTQSSSNQRNFKSAVSALSSTSSAFGTAAASSKFDTSNGIDEQLKAQVLAEEEAAMNQYKSKVSSPTSSGAAGAALTNPFLSSPPAAQAGQPIVDLFGAASAQPAAAAAAPPGQATKASDDLLQLGNPFADMFEASGAPGATGAALNANNLWMHNNGFNGASVSSAAATNAFVSDSNFSSVFGNTEPTASMSLPNPFFDEMSQAPVAVAPVAAPPFANNINFMDQQLQQQQQSVLYMQHQQQQQQLQQQQQQQQLQQHRQQLQQQTSLSATTAASNFPPGNAGDGAANYDGAGSSPFDWGATDDDGGAAQ; encoded by the exons ATGACTATGGCAGGGCAAACGATCAACGACAGGCTGCTGGCCGCCCGTCACAGCCTTGCTGGCCAAGGACTCGCCAAGTCCGTCTGCAAGGCCACCACCGAGGAATGCATAGGCCCGAAGAAGAAGCATTTGGACT ATCTGGTTCACTGCACCAACGAGCCGAATGTGTCGATACCTCATCTGGCCAACTTACTTATCGAGCGTTCCCAGAACGCCAATTGGGTGGTGGTTTACAAGTCGCTGATAACCACACATCATCTGATGGCATATGGCAATGAg CGCTTTATGCAATATCTGGCGTCAAGCAATTCTACATTCAATCTCAGCTCCTTTCTCGACAAAGGAACTGTGCAAG ATGGTGGCATGGGCGTTCCAGGTGGCAGAATGG GTTACGATATGTCGCCCTTTATACGCCGCTATGCCAAGTATTTGAATGAGAAGTCGCTCTCCTATCGGGCCATGGCCTTTGACTTTTGCAAAGTCAAGCGAGG CAAAGAGGAGGGCTCATTGCGCAGCATGAATGCGGACAAACTTCTGAAGACTTTGCCAGTTTTGCAGGCACAATTGGATGCACTTTTGGAGTTTGATTGCCAGTCCAACGATTTGTCCAATG GCGTCATAAATATGAGCTTTATGCTCTTATTCCGCGATCTCATACGTCTGTTTGCTTGCTACAACGATGGCATCATCAATTTGCTGGAGAAGTACTTTGACATGAACAAGAAGCATGCACGCGATGCATTGGATCTCTACAAGAAGTTTTTGGTTCGGATGGATCGTGTTGGCGAATTCCTCAAGGTGGCTGAG AACGTGGGCATTGATAAGGGAGACATTCCCGATTTGACCAAGGCTCCTAGCTCATTGCTGGATGCTCTGGAGCAGCACCTGGCCACGCTGGAGGGCCGAAAAGTATCGGCGGCCAATACACCCACACAGTCGTCTAG CAATCAGCGTAACTTTAAATCCGCTGTCTCTGCACTCTCTTCTACCAGCTCGGCCTTCGGAACTGCTGCCGCTTCCAGCAAATTCGATACCAGCAATGGCATCGACGAGCAGCTCAAGGCCCAGGTCTTGGCCGAGGAGGAGGCTGCCATGAATCAGTACAAG TCCAAGGTATCGTCGCCCACCAGTAGCGGAGCTGCTGGCGCTGCACTAACAAATCCATTCCTATCGTCACCGCCAGCCGCCCAGGCTGGCCAGCCGATAGTTGATCTGTTTGGTGCCGCGTCGGCGCAgcccgctgctgctgcagcagccCCTCCGGGCCAGGCCACCAAGGCTTCCGACGATCTGCTGCAGTTGGGCAATCCGTTCGCCGATATGTTCGAAGCCAGCGGAGCTCCGGGAGCAACAGGTGCTGCACTCAATGCCAATAATTTGTGGATGCATAATAATG gTTTCAATGGCGCTTCAGTTTCCTCCGCTGCTGCTACAAATGCATTCGTTTCCGATAGTAATTTCTCATCCGTTTTCGGTAATACGGAACCGACAG CGTCGATGTCGTTGCCAAAtccattttttgatgaaatgtCCCAAGCCCCAGTCGCTGTTGCACCTGTTGCTGCGCCCCCCTTTGCCAACAATATCAATTTCATGGATCAGCagttgcagcaacaacagcaatcgGTGTTATATatgcaacatcaacagcaacagcaacaacttcagcagcagcagcagcaacagcaactgcaacagcaccgccagcaactgcaacaacagACTTCCTTGTCAGCAACGACGGCAGCATCTAACTTTCCACCAG
- the LOC6500443 gene encoding phosphatidylinositol-binding clathrin assembly protein LAP isoform X20 — MTMAGQTINDRLLAARHSLAGQGLAKSVCKATTEECIGPKKKHLDYLVHCTNEPNVSIPHLANLLIERSQNANWVVVYKSLITTHHLMAYGNERFMQYLASSNSTFNLSSFLDKGTVQDGGMGVPGGRMGYDMSPFIRRYAKYLNEKSLSYRAMAFDFCKVKRGKEEGSLRSMNADKLLKTLPVLQAQLDALLEFDCQSNDLSNGVINMSFMLLFRDLIRLFACYNDGIINLLEKYFDMNKKHARDALDLYKKFLVRMDRVGEFLKVAENVGIDKGDIPDLTKAPSSLLDALEQHLATLEGRKVSAANTPTQSSSNQRNFKSAVSALSSTSSAFGTAAASSKFDTSNGIDEQLKAQVLAEEEAAMNQYKSKVSSPTSSGAAGAALTNPFLSSPPAAQAGQPIVDLFGAASAQPAAAAAAPPGQATKASDDLLQLGNPFADMFEASGAPGATGNAGDGAANYDGAGSSPFDWGATDDDGGAAQ, encoded by the exons ATGACTATGGCAGGGCAAACGATCAACGACAGGCTGCTGGCCGCCCGTCACAGCCTTGCTGGCCAAGGACTCGCCAAGTCCGTCTGCAAGGCCACCACCGAGGAATGCATAGGCCCGAAGAAGAAGCATTTGGACT ATCTGGTTCACTGCACCAACGAGCCGAATGTGTCGATACCTCATCTGGCCAACTTACTTATCGAGCGTTCCCAGAACGCCAATTGGGTGGTGGTTTACAAGTCGCTGATAACCACACATCATCTGATGGCATATGGCAATGAg CGCTTTATGCAATATCTGGCGTCAAGCAATTCTACATTCAATCTCAGCTCCTTTCTCGACAAAGGAACTGTGCAAG ATGGTGGCATGGGCGTTCCAGGTGGCAGAATGG GTTACGATATGTCGCCCTTTATACGCCGCTATGCCAAGTATTTGAATGAGAAGTCGCTCTCCTATCGGGCCATGGCCTTTGACTTTTGCAAAGTCAAGCGAGG CAAAGAGGAGGGCTCATTGCGCAGCATGAATGCGGACAAACTTCTGAAGACTTTGCCAGTTTTGCAGGCACAATTGGATGCACTTTTGGAGTTTGATTGCCAGTCCAACGATTTGTCCAATG GCGTCATAAATATGAGCTTTATGCTCTTATTCCGCGATCTCATACGTCTGTTTGCTTGCTACAACGATGGCATCATCAATTTGCTGGAGAAGTACTTTGACATGAACAAGAAGCATGCACGCGATGCATTGGATCTCTACAAGAAGTTTTTGGTTCGGATGGATCGTGTTGGCGAATTCCTCAAGGTGGCTGAG AACGTGGGCATTGATAAGGGAGACATTCCCGATTTGACCAAGGCTCCTAGCTCATTGCTGGATGCTCTGGAGCAGCACCTGGCCACGCTGGAGGGCCGAAAAGTATCGGCGGCCAATACACCCACACAGTCGTCTAG CAATCAGCGTAACTTTAAATCCGCTGTCTCTGCACTCTCTTCTACCAGCTCGGCCTTCGGAACTGCTGCCGCTTCCAGCAAATTCGATACCAGCAATGGCATCGACGAGCAGCTCAAGGCCCAGGTCTTGGCCGAGGAGGAGGCTGCCATGAATCAGTACAAG TCCAAGGTATCGTCGCCCACCAGTAGCGGAGCTGCTGGCGCTGCACTAACAAATCCATTCCTATCGTCACCGCCAGCCGCCCAGGCTGGCCAGCCGATAGTTGATCTGTTTGGTGCCGCGTCGGCGCAgcccgctgctgctgcagcagccCCTCCGGGCCAGGCCACCAAGGCTTCCGACGATCTGCTGCAGTTGGGCAATCCGTTCGCCGATATGTTCGAAGCCAGCGGAGCTCCGGGAGCAACAG
- the LOC6500443 gene encoding phosphatidylinositol-binding clathrin assembly protein LAP isoform X21 has protein sequence MTMAGQTINDRLLAARHSLAGQGLAKSVCKATTEECIGPKKKHLDYLVHCTNEPNVSIPHLANLLIERSQNANWVVVYKSLITTHHLMAYGNERFMQYLASSNSTFNLSSFLDKGTVQDGGMGVPGGRMGYDMSPFIRRYAKYLNEKSLSYRAMAFDFCKVKRGKEEGSLRSMNADKLLKTLPVLQAQLDALLEFDCQSNDLSNGVINMSFMLLFRDLIRLFACYNDGIINLLEKYFDMNKKHARDALDLYKKFLVRMDRVGEFLKVAENVGIDKGDIPDLTKAPSSLLDALEQHLATLEGRKVSAANTPTQSSSSAFGTAAASSKFDTSNGIDEQLKAQVLAEEEAAMNQYKSKVSSPTSSGAAGAALTNPFLSSPPAAQAGQPIVDLFGAASAQPAAAAAAPPGQATKASDDLLQLGNPFADMFEASGAPGATGNAGDGAANYDGAGSSPFDWGATDDDGGAAQ, from the exons ATGACTATGGCAGGGCAAACGATCAACGACAGGCTGCTGGCCGCCCGTCACAGCCTTGCTGGCCAAGGACTCGCCAAGTCCGTCTGCAAGGCCACCACCGAGGAATGCATAGGCCCGAAGAAGAAGCATTTGGACT ATCTGGTTCACTGCACCAACGAGCCGAATGTGTCGATACCTCATCTGGCCAACTTACTTATCGAGCGTTCCCAGAACGCCAATTGGGTGGTGGTTTACAAGTCGCTGATAACCACACATCATCTGATGGCATATGGCAATGAg CGCTTTATGCAATATCTGGCGTCAAGCAATTCTACATTCAATCTCAGCTCCTTTCTCGACAAAGGAACTGTGCAAG ATGGTGGCATGGGCGTTCCAGGTGGCAGAATGG GTTACGATATGTCGCCCTTTATACGCCGCTATGCCAAGTATTTGAATGAGAAGTCGCTCTCCTATCGGGCCATGGCCTTTGACTTTTGCAAAGTCAAGCGAGG CAAAGAGGAGGGCTCATTGCGCAGCATGAATGCGGACAAACTTCTGAAGACTTTGCCAGTTTTGCAGGCACAATTGGATGCACTTTTGGAGTTTGATTGCCAGTCCAACGATTTGTCCAATG GCGTCATAAATATGAGCTTTATGCTCTTATTCCGCGATCTCATACGTCTGTTTGCTTGCTACAACGATGGCATCATCAATTTGCTGGAGAAGTACTTTGACATGAACAAGAAGCATGCACGCGATGCATTGGATCTCTACAAGAAGTTTTTGGTTCGGATGGATCGTGTTGGCGAATTCCTCAAGGTGGCTGAG AACGTGGGCATTGATAAGGGAGACATTCCCGATTTGACCAAGGCTCCTAGCTCATTGCTGGATGCTCTGGAGCAGCACCTGGCCACGCTGGAGGGCCGAAAAGTATCGGCGGCCAATACACCCACACAGTCGTCTAG CTCGGCCTTCGGAACTGCTGCCGCTTCCAGCAAATTCGATACCAGCAATGGCATCGACGAGCAGCTCAAGGCCCAGGTCTTGGCCGAGGAGGAGGCTGCCATGAATCAGTACAAG TCCAAGGTATCGTCGCCCACCAGTAGCGGAGCTGCTGGCGCTGCACTAACAAATCCATTCCTATCGTCACCGCCAGCCGCCCAGGCTGGCCAGCCGATAGTTGATCTGTTTGGTGCCGCGTCGGCGCAgcccgctgctgctgcagcagccCCTCCGGGCCAGGCCACCAAGGCTTCCGACGATCTGCTGCAGTTGGGCAATCCGTTCGCCGATATGTTCGAAGCCAGCGGAGCTCCGGGAGCAACAG